Within Triticum dicoccoides isolate Atlit2015 ecotype Zavitan chromosome 1B, WEW_v2.0, whole genome shotgun sequence, the genomic segment CGCTGGCTACAGAAAATAACATAGACAGTGGTATTAATACTAGTAGTAATAATGGTAGTAGTGGGTTGTTTTCATCCCATGTGATGGTTGTTTGATTTTGACTTTGCATATCAACAAGATAATATTTCTCGTTACTGTGGAACGTAACTGATCATATTGGCGTTAAAGTTAAGTTCACCATGCTAATGAAAATTTGCCTGTTCCTTCATATCATCATTTCATTGGCGCTAAGCTTGATCTTTTCCTTTCATTGTTACTATCTGCCAGGTCAAGTGTTCCGTGTAACATCATATGCCAGATTCTGTTTCAGCATATTCTTCTGTAATGATTTTACTGTGTTGAACCATTTATTCTGCAGATGATCAGTGTTTCAGTTCTGGATCATTCAAATATTCTGTTACATTCAGTTCTTAATTTCTTGTGGAATTAACTTTGCACATCTGACCTTTTGCTCGTAGAGAGATTAGATTATAATATGAATCTGTTATGTCCTAAGAATCTGTGTTGTTGTTCCAATTCTTTTgcctttcaaatatcttttttacaGCACAAAGATTCTCTTATGAAAAGATTGCATGGTGTTCGAAGATATTATGCATACTGCAAAGCCCTTCTGCAACTTGATTTTATCAAGGTACATGTCAGTTTTATCATTTTTGCTTCCTCGTTGAACTTGTTGATTCAGTTTGAACATTTTGCAGTGGAATAGTAATCCTGAAGAAGTTTTAAAACGGATCAAAGAGTCAACTAGATGGTCTGATGTGCTGAATGATTATGAGCTACAACGTGGTCTAGAGGTTATTGTTGCCTTTTTCTTATTGTGAACGCACTGCCAATTTATTCAAGTTATATAGTTATTCTCTTTTAACAGGGTCATATGAAATTTTTAAGGATGCATGTGAGTAAATTGGACAAAACTTCCACAAGCAGCAGCATGACTGAGGTTAGATTAGCATTAATTTTTGTCTTGATAATTACAGTATCAGGACATACATCTTGATGAAGTTCTAAATTAAAATAAACTGAAAATTATGCTGTTCCATTCTGCACACTTGAACATAAGTATTTCCACATAACGTTCACCTTTACCCATAAAGGTTGGTGGCCTGATACAGTTATAGAGTCTCCACCGGTGCCATGGAGGTCCTGGTATTGTGCCAGAATTTTCCTTCCCCAAATCCCATCCCCTGTGGGATCTTTCAGCGCTGGTTATGGCTTAAGTGTTAGTGTCTCCCAGAAAAAATGTAATGACTGGAGCAACATTTGGTTCATGAATATCTGAATCTAGAAATAATAATTGAAAACAAAGCAACCCAATTGTAATAAATATGTGATGATGGGTGAACTGTAAGCATAGTTCAGACAAACCACTAAATTTAAATTGGTCTTTCCTTGATTTGGTTCTCTTTCCCCAAAAGACCAAGTCTAGACTATGAAATGGCAATTGATTCACAAATACCTGAATCGGTCTTACGAGAAAGAGAGAAATAGAAGTTAAAGGAGCATGTGATGTTGAAGCACGGATATATCAAATGGGCTTGAAGCACGAGTTGGCCATTGATGTTGACCACAACACTAGCTGTGAGCAAAAGATTACCCAAATTTAGATACCCTAAGCCCTAAATTCTGGTGTATATGTATTGGTAAAAGGTTGTGCATGTGTTAGAGGAGGTATTTGCAAAGGTTATGAATATAGCAGGCATGTTTCTAGCATGGTCTAAATAATTGTAGTGACATAATATGTCTATTTATGGGAACAAATACTGAACAGCCCATGTATTATTTTTCAGATATGAATTAAAAGCTTTGGGATCTTATGCCTGCTATGTGCATAAACTGTGTTTTGAAAGTCTGTTATACCAAATATTGTCCAAGTGGCTTTAAATCTTCACAAGTTTCATGTTGGCTTTATGTTTTCAAAATGTCAAATTAGATATTCCTCTCCAACAATTATGTTTTCTGGTGAGACCGACCATCAAGAACATTTTTGTGTTACTCTTTCTTGGAAGTTTAGTTGAAATACCAAATTTCATGGATTTTGATTATGTTATTCCAATTTTGTTCAAAAGTTTGGAAAAAAGACCATTTTCGAAAACCTTCGCTCACTGCCAGCCTTGTGGCTAACATGACCCTTTGTGTGGAAAAATTAACGGCAAGCCAGGTTTCATTTATCAAGATCTTACATACTACCTCTGTGTGGGTTTATTAGTCCCTTGCGTATTTTTGGTCCCCTTAGCATTTTGGGTCAAGTTTGACCATAAATTTTActaatgaaatactccctccgttccaaaatagatgacccaactttgtacaaagttagtacgaagttgggtcatctattttggaacggagggagtatatgttatatTTAGCAAAAATAGTATCATTGGGAAGTACTTTCaaatatgaatctaacaatataagTTTTGTAACATATCACTTATATTTCGCTAGTCAAATATACGGTCAAAGTATGACCCAAAATACGAAGGGGGACTAatagacctggacggagggagtacaacctaAAGAGCAACACCACATGGCCATCAGTGCTGTCATTTGAGGCTTCTCTTGATTTTCAACTTTGTATCCAAATTTAAAAAATTCAACGCTTGAGGTTCTATTTCCAATGGAGTGGCTGGTTCTATTTTGTTGcaaaaatgttactccctccgtcctataatataagatgttattataACCAATGTACTCATATATTGgctgtaataacatcttatattacaGGACGGACGGAGTACTTGCATTTTGTGGCCTGTTAGGTTTTACACTTTGTCTTCCATCTTTTTTCAAATTTGCAGTTTGATAAGGTAGCTTTGGAGGAGGACATCAACTCTCGTATGAGTTCAGAATTAGAGAAGCATCTACAATTCCCTGACGAGGCAAGTCTCATGCTGAATTGCATCTTCCTTAACCTAGTTATCTTGTAGCTGGACCTTACACTTCCTTTTTTGCCATAATTTGTAGTTGCTCATGCGAGAATATTTCAATCGTGTGAAAATAAGGAACCTTGCCAGGGAGTGTTGTATTCAAGCAAAGAAGACTGGAGTCATTCTTGTCGAAGAGGTCAGTTTTCTATTTTTGGCATTCACATTTGGAAACTAGAATGTGCATGAGTTAGTGAAATAAATCGGACCCTGTATATCTGTGAACCCTTCTATCACGATGATTAGTTCGTAAAGGCGCATTCTTATTTTGACCTGTTATTTGCAAATTCTCTTGCATCACATATGCACTCTGTCCTCCTCTCATTTTGACATGTTCTCTTTATTGTTTTAGCACTATGTTAGGTGTTTATGTTTTGCATGTTTGTTGACTTTTGGGACATCTTCCTGCCAGACAACAAGAGCAACAAAGCCTTTTAGTCGCAAACAAGCAGCCggggtaggctagagctgaaacccataagatctcgaaaCTTCCACGCACcgctgtccatggctagttctttggtgatattccagtccttcatatctctcttaacggactcctgccAGAAAATTAGTAAAATCAAATGGGTTTGCGGCTGTTTGGCAGGGCCTGTGAGTATTCAAATGAATCATATAATCCTTTATTTTCAATTGCAGTTTCTACCCGTACGAAATTTGGAAGAACAGATGTTACCCAAAAGCTGGCCCCAGAATTTTGGACAACAGCTGTTACCCAGAAATTTGCCCCAGATGAAAAAGAGAGTTAAGCAGTCACTTGACTCAACCAGGGCTTACCTGCATCCACAGGGCGCTACTCGTGCTAGGGCTTTGAAGTATGTGGTT encodes:
- the LOC119332786 gene encoding uncharacterized protein LOC119332786 isoform X1; this encodes MVSLEGSALDEERMDRHGLSDTGGLSCVGGVSLLAPGTAFSTDFSILQELRTEKLFREYLEYREDSFKWAAEELVASCNSPVDLFLQTVPDERLFQEHFFNFVSLREQYSVVVDDADGSKESLADDGSPRFSTEAEIKLIRRKNHKDSLMKRLHGVRRYYAYCKALLQLDFIKWNSNPEEVLKRIKESTRWSDVLNDYELQRGLEGHMKFLRMHVSKLDKTSTSSSMTEFDKVALEEDINSRMSSELEKHLQFPDELLMREYFNRVKIRNLARECCIQAKKTGVILVEEFLPVRNLEEQMLPKSWPQNFGQQLLPRNLPQMKKRVKQSLDSTRAYLHPQGATRARALKYVVGAVSLACIIMAGQRESK
- the LOC119332786 gene encoding uncharacterized protein LOC119332786 isoform X2, which translates into the protein MVSLEGSALDEERMDRHGLSDTGGLSCVGGVSLLAPGTAFSTDFSILQELRTEKLFREYLEYREDSFKWAAEELVASCNSPVDLFLQTVPDERLFQEHFFNFVSLREQYSVVVDDADGSKESLADDGSPRFSTEAEIKLIRRKNHKDSLMKRLHGVRRYYAYCKALLQLDFIKWNSNPEEVLKRIKESTRWSDVLNDYELQRGLEGHMKFLRMHVSKLDKTSTSSSMTEFDKVALEEDINSRMSSELEKHLQFPDELLMREYFNRVKIRNLARECCIQAKKTGVILVEETTRATKPFSRKQAAGVG